The following proteins are co-located in the Anser cygnoides isolate HZ-2024a breed goose chromosome 2, Taihu_goose_T2T_genome, whole genome shotgun sequence genome:
- the SNX10 gene encoding sorting nexin-10 isoform X2: protein MTPKHEKQEFVTVLVRDPRTQKEDSWHSYIDYEIFIHTNSMCFTRKTSCVRRRFREFVWLRQRLQSNAVLIQVPELPSKSPFFNMNNPHHVDHRRQGLQEFLEKILQNALLLSDSRLHLFLQTQLSPEDMEACVSGQTKYSVADAIHKFASLNRRFPIEDEERKKGKNDADSDSESSSSGLGPSDDSISCGCKASPASEES from the exons GAATTTGTTACTGTCTTGGTGCGAGACCCCAGGACACAGAAGGAAGACTCATGGCATTCTTACATAGACTACGAGATATTTATTCAC ACAAACAGTATGTGCTTTACAAGGAAAACATCCTGTGTCAGACGACGCTTTCGAGAATTTGTTTGGCTTCGGCAGAGGCTTCAGAGCAATGCTGTGCTCAT ACAGGTGCCCGAACTGCcatctaaatctccctttttCAATATGAACAATCCGCATCACGTGGACCATCGTCGGCAGGGTCTGCAAGAATTCCTGGAAAA gatTCTACAAAATGCATTATTGCTTTCAGACAGTAGGCTTCACCTCTTCCTACAGACTCAGCTAAGTCCAGAAGATATGGAAGCTTGTGTATCTGGACAGACCAAATATTCTGTCGCTGATGCGATTCATAAGTTTGCCTCTTTGAACAGACGTTTTCCTATAGaagatgaagagagaaaaaaaggaaaaaatgatgcaGACTCTGATTCGGAGAG TTCATCCTCCGGGCTTGGACCTAGTGATGACAGCATTTCTTGTGGATGTAAAGCAAGCCCAGCTTCTGAAGAATcatga
- the SNX10 gene encoding sorting nexin-10 isoform X3, with the protein MAFLHRLRDIYSHKQYVLYKENILCQTTLSRICLASAEASEQCCAHVPELPSKSPFFNMNNPHHVDHRRQGLQEFLEKILQNALLLSDSRLHLFLQTQLSPEDMEACVSGQTKYSVADAIHKFASLNRRFPIEDEERKKGKNDADSDSESSSSGLGPSDDSISCGCKASPASEES; encoded by the exons ATGGCATTCTTACATAGACTACGAGATATTTATTCAC ACAAACAGTATGTGCTTTACAAGGAAAACATCCTGTGTCAGACGACGCTTTCGAGAATTTGTTTGGCTTCGGCAGAGGCTTCAGAGCAATGCTGTGCTCAT GTGCCCGAACTGCcatctaaatctccctttttCAATATGAACAATCCGCATCACGTGGACCATCGTCGGCAGGGTCTGCAAGAATTCCTGGAAAA gatTCTACAAAATGCATTATTGCTTTCAGACAGTAGGCTTCACCTCTTCCTACAGACTCAGCTAAGTCCAGAAGATATGGAAGCTTGTGTATCTGGACAGACCAAATATTCTGTCGCTGATGCGATTCATAAGTTTGCCTCTTTGAACAGACGTTTTCCTATAGaagatgaagagagaaaaaaaggaaaaaatgatgcaGACTCTGATTCGGAGAG TTCATCCTCCGGGCTTGGACCTAGTGATGACAGCATTTCTTGTGGATGTAAAGCAAGCCCAGCTTCTGAAGAATcatga
- the SNX10 gene encoding sorting nexin-10 isoform X1, whose protein sequence is MTISRINILYCPLKMENTILFQWAGARNFKFRTKAGLQPLVEEFVTVLVRDPRTQKEDSWHSYIDYEIFIHTNSMCFTRKTSCVRRRFREFVWLRQRLQSNAVLIQVPELPSKSPFFNMNNPHHVDHRRQGLQEFLEKILQNALLLSDSRLHLFLQTQLSPEDMEACVSGQTKYSVADAIHKFASLNRRFPIEDEERKKGKNDADSDSESSSSGLGPSDDSISCGCKASPASEES, encoded by the exons ATGACAATATCTAGGATAAATATTCTATATTGTCccctgaaaatggaaaataccaTACTTTTCCAGTGGGCTGGAGCAAGAAATTTTAAGTTCAGAACAAAGGCAGGGCTTCAGCCCCTTGTGGAG GAATTTGTTACTGTCTTGGTGCGAGACCCCAGGACACAGAAGGAAGACTCATGGCATTCTTACATAGACTACGAGATATTTATTCAC ACAAACAGTATGTGCTTTACAAGGAAAACATCCTGTGTCAGACGACGCTTTCGAGAATTTGTTTGGCTTCGGCAGAGGCTTCAGAGCAATGCTGTGCTCAT ACAGGTGCCCGAACTGCcatctaaatctccctttttCAATATGAACAATCCGCATCACGTGGACCATCGTCGGCAGGGTCTGCAAGAATTCCTGGAAAA gatTCTACAAAATGCATTATTGCTTTCAGACAGTAGGCTTCACCTCTTCCTACAGACTCAGCTAAGTCCAGAAGATATGGAAGCTTGTGTATCTGGACAGACCAAATATTCTGTCGCTGATGCGATTCATAAGTTTGCCTCTTTGAACAGACGTTTTCCTATAGaagatgaagagagaaaaaaaggaaaaaatgatgcaGACTCTGATTCGGAGAG TTCATCCTCCGGGCTTGGACCTAGTGATGACAGCATTTCTTGTGGATGTAAAGCAAGCCCAGCTTCTGAAGAATcatga